One Methanobacterium formicicum DSM 3637 genomic window, TGACGGAAACCTTAAAAAAGCTCATTTCAAGCCACAGGCAACAGTCTGCAAATATCTGGTCCCCAATGGTTATCCTGAAAGTGGAAAATCGGGCCAACCTATTCTGGTGGATGAAGAAAAGATTAAAGCCGAGGGTGGGCTGGTGTTTTACGCAGCAGTAAACCAAAAAGATGGAAATGTATTAACCACTGGTTCCAGGGCACTGGGCCTGGTCACCACGGGAGACAGTATCCATGATGCCGAAGAGCGCTGTGAAAGAGCTACCCAGCACGTGCACGGGGACCTGTACCACCGTAGTGATGTGGGAACTGATGAAATTATCCTGAAACGTATCCAGCATATGAATGAAATCCGCAAATCATAAACATCCACAAAAAAATTAGAGTGTAAATAATTCTTCATGAATGGATGGAGTAATGTTGAGGGTTAGGGGGGTTTAAATGACCAGATCCAGAAGATACCTGAATAATCTGCCCAATGCTGAAAGAATTAAGCAAATAGCACGCGAAATACTGGACAATGAGTTGAAACTGGACCAGGCCCTGCAAGACAATGCCCGGATAAAAGCTGAGATTCTAACGCTGGAATCTCAAATTTTATCATTCAATACATGGGAAGACCCTCAAAAAATAAAAAACACAAAGAGTAAGTTAGACCAGTTAGGCAATGGCCTGCAACGGAATGATAAAGAAATTGCTCATCTTAAAGAGGAGATTTCTAATTCCAAGTCATTAGTAGATGAAGAGATAAGGGAAGGCCTGTCCAAACTTTTTAAAAAGGCAAAATCAAACCGGGATGAAGCACAGCAGGATATTATCAAACATCAGCAACTGGTAGAAGAAGCCCATAATAGGCTTATGGATAATCCTGCTGAAGAATCTGAAAATCTCCGTGAAGAATGGATTCGGAATTTGGTAAAGGTCAGTATAGTTGAGGAAAAATTAAAAAACAGTGAAAAAGAGCTTGAGGCGATTAAACGGGTTTACAGGCTTGAATTCGGTTAAATATTGCATGTTCTAAGATTTGCTGTGATATTATGAGTTGCTGTGATGTTCGAAAATCATCTCTGTAGAATATCACCAAAAAATTTTATCCTGGTCATAAACTTTAAGTAAAGGTATCAGTAGATATTCCATCTTCAGAAGTAATAACAAACTCATAATAATAAAAACAAAATTATCATTACTTCGCTATCAATTTTTATTTAAAAATAAGGATTAACTTAAGGGATGAGTTATATGAAACATCTTTTATCCGCGCAAGACGCGCGAAACCATCTGGATGAAATACTGGAAAAAGCAGAAGAGTTTAAAAAAGGACAAGGACCTGAAAAACCATTAAAAGGCAAATCACTGGCTATGGTTTTTGAAAAATCTTCAACCAGAACCAGGATATCCTTCGAAGTTGGTATGTACCAGTTAGGTGGACATCCACTGTATTTATCCGCTTCAGACCTTCAGCTAGGGCGAGGAGAGATCATTCCGGACACTGCACGGGCAATGAGTCGTTATGTAGATGGAATTATGATCAGGGCACGTGAGCACGATGATGTCCTCCAGTTTGCCAAGTACGCAGATATCCCGGTGATAAATGGTTTAACCAATCTAGAACACCCCTGCCAGGCCTTTACTGATATTTTCACCATACTGGAGCGCAAAAACACTTTAGACCTTAAGATGACATTTATGGGTGATGGGAACAACGTATGTAACTCTCTATTGCTGGCAACAGCCATGGTGGGCATGGATTTCACTGTAGCCTGTCCTCCAGGTTATGAGCCTGATCAGGTTATTTTAGAAGAGGCAGAGAAGATTGCTGAAAAATCAGGTTCAGTTATTAAAATCACCAGTGATGTTGCAGAAGCAGTTAAGGATGCTGATGTAATTTACACTGATGTATGGGTTAGTATGGGTGATGAAGCCGAAGAAGCCCAGAGAATAAAAGACATGCATGATTATCAGGTTAACCAGGATATCCTGGCAATGGCTGCCGAGGATGCTATGGTCCTGCACTGTCTCCCTGCTATAAGGGGTCAGGAAATAACTGAAGAAGTTTTAAATGGTCCGCAATCAGCTGTGTGGGATCAGGCTGAGAACCGTTTACATGTGCAAAAAGCTATAATGTACCTCTTAATGAAGAGTTGAAGAAAATTTGAATTTACTCTGTGTGAATTTGTTAAGGTTACCAATTTTCATTAAAAAACACTATTCCAAAAACACTATTCCAAAAATAGTTAATGATAGCTATCATTGTGAGAAATGGAAAGATTTAAAAAAACTTTAAAAAAATAAAAGCGGAAAAAATAGGTGGAAAATGAGATTATACTTCCAGGCATCTGGAATGATAATCTATAAATTCTTCAACAGCTTTGTCCAAATCAAAATACGCCTGTCCTGTTTTTCGGTTAAGAGTGATGAAATACAGGAAGCTCAAGATCATGTAGGCCAGCACAGTAGGATCCACATTTTTTTGAGGGAATATTTCTTCCAGGAACTTAGACAGATGCAGTATGAAGATTTCAGTAATGGAATTGGAAACATTGTCTCGTTCATAAACGATTATATTCACGTATTCAAAGTTTTTATCAACTAAATCCACTAAATTTAGGATTAAGGATTTGAATTGGGTTTTAGGGTCTGTTACTTCCTCATCTAGAACCAGTAGGGAATTAACATCTTCCATTACCCTCTGTTTGTTTACAGTTAGAACCTTATTAAAAAGATTTTCTTTTGTTTCGAACTTTCTAAAAAGGGTCATCTCAGTAAAACCAGACTTTTCGGCGATTATTCTGGTTCTAGCACCAGTATAACCATTTTCTGAGAAAACTTTTAAAGCAGCGTCTAATATTTTTTGTTCAGTATTAGTAGACATTAAATACATCCCTTGAAACATTTTCTTAAATAAATTTGTTTTAATGTTTTATAATAATCTTATAATAATCAACAGCTTAATAATCATCACCTAATTCTACATTTTAAGAATCAGCTAATTATATCAAGATGTGTTCTCTATATTCAATTACTTTAATAAAGGTTTAAGAACCTTAATTTAATAAGGTTTAGAACCTTAACTTGCATCATAAGTATTCTCTCTTATTCTTATCCACTACTCACATTGATACCGGGGCTTCTATTCCCAGTAGATCAAGGCAATTTCTAATGGTTATGCGGGATTTGTCTACCATGAGAAGTCTTAAGAATTCTTTTTCAGATCCAATCACTGGAACTGATTTATAAAATTTATTGAAGGCACCAGCCACTTCAAGGGCGTACTGGGCCACAGAATGAACTCTCAGGTCTCTAGCTGAATCTTCAATAACGGTACTGAATTTAGCCAGGGTTTTTAAGAGGTCGACTTCCAGTGTATCCAGATCATGGAAGTTCAAAGTATCCATTTTTACCTCTGATGGAGTGAATCCGCCTGCTTTTTCCAGTAATTTACATGCTCGGGCATGAGCATACTGGATAGATGCACATCCTCTTTCAAAACTTAATGCTTCATCCCATTTAAATACAATGTGCTTTTCTGGGGATAATCGTGCAATATAATAGCGTATAGCTCCCACACCGATGATTTTTGCAATTTTCTTTTTCTCATCTTCACCCAGTTCCGGTCTTCGCTCATCCAGTTCTACCCTGGCCCTCTGGGTGGCTTCGTCTATCAGCTCATCCACACTGATGAACACTCCCCTCCGAGTGGACATGGATCCTTCAGGCAGGGTGATGAACTCGTAGAAAATAACATCCGGACTTTTTCCCCCTAATAAGCCCAGGGCAATTTTTAACTGGTCAATGGCCAGTTTATGATCCGAACCCAGAACATCCACCACCTGATCTGAGTTTTCAGATTTTTGCAAGTGATAGGCCAAGTCTCGGGTACTGTAAAGGGATGTTCCATCTGAACGGGTTAAAATAAGTTCTTTTTCAATTCCGTAATCAGTAAGATCCAGGTAGAGCACATCATTTTGTTTGGTGTATTCATCCAGGGTTTCCAGTATTTTCTTCATTGAACCGTCCCTGACAAACTGGCTCTCCCATACGAATGCGTCGTGGGTGATGTTCATACGGCGGGAAGTATTTTCCACCCCTTCCAGGCAATTACTAACCACTTCCTTAAACATTGATTCCAGTTCCGGGGGGTTTTCTTCCTCGTATGTTTTAAGGATAGAATCTATCTGGCTTTTAATTTCTGGATTTGCTTTTAATTTCTGGTTAACCTGGAAGTAAAGTTTCCCTATCTCCACATCTTTCTTTCCATCAGGATCCATCTGGTAGTCCAGGTTTTGAAGTCCCCAAACGATCATGGCTATCTGTCGTCCCATATCATTAACGTAGTACTGGGTTTCCACCTGGAAACCAGCTGCTCTAAGAACTCGGGCCAGTGAATCGCCTATAATTGCGTTTCTGATGTGTCCAATGTGTAATGGTCCGTTGGGATTGGCAGAAGTGTGCTCCAGGATTACTTTTTCTTGCTTGTTTTCCAGAGCACCGTAGTCTTCCTGAATTGATTCAAGAACCATCCGTGAGAACATTTCCGGGTCAAAGAAAAAGTTAACATAGGGTCCTTTGGATTCTACTTTTTTAAAAGGAGGTATAATTTCAATGTTACCTGAAATGTTTTGTGAAATCTCCACTGGAGATTTTTTAAGTGATGAAGCTAATTGAAAAGCCACGGAAGTGGCCAGATCACCCATATTGGAGTTGGGTGGTACTTCAAATTTGATTTCAGAGGGTTCTTCCCATCCGAGATCTTGAATTGTTTTTTTCACGGATTGAATAGCATATTGTTCCAGTTTTCTGTACATGAATTCACCTTGTAAGTGGGAGTTTTTTTGATAATAGTGGTTAATTTTATGATAATCAATTTTTTTATTGTAGGTGTATGATATTAGTAGATTGATTTAGTTTAGTAAATTAATTTAGTGGATTGTAAAATAAAGCAGAATCAGTGGATTATAATCCACGGATCCATAGGGTTATGTAACCAATTTTAGGGATTACCAGGGGCTGGTTACCAATACTCACTACTTTGGCCTGTACCTGTCCTGTTGAAACCAAACTCGGGTCTGGTTTGGGATTATTATCTCCCTTGGTAACGTAATATTTTTGTCCATCCGATCCGGTCTGAATGCTGATTATACGATGGATAACAGGTTCAGGGAACCAGGTGGCATTGTATATGATAATATCTCCTACATTCAGATCAGTGGGGTTAACTTCCTGGATACCAAACAGGTTGGTTTTTTCTATTACCACCACGTCTCCCCGGTAGAAGACTGGTTCCATACTTCCAGAAACCACCACATTCAGGTGCTGGGCCAGTATAATCCCCACCAGTATGATTATAACATAACTGGCTATTTCCTTTCCCATACTACTGGATTTTTCCTTAGGAGGGGATTTAGGTTTTTGTTTAACTTTATTATTCCTCTTTTTGGCCATTAAACCACCCTATTTTAGAACTGCACCTTCATCAGCAGAACTGGCCATTTTACTGTAACGTGCTAACCATCCTTTCAATGGTTTTTCAGGGTGTTTGATGTTTTGAAGCCTTTGCTTGATTTCATCTTCATCTACCATGAGTTCCAGTTTCCTCTGGGGTATGTCTATTTTTATAATGTCACCATCTTCCACCACGGCAATAGGACCATTACTCATAGCTTCTGGCGAAACATGTCCGATACATGGACCTCGAGTTCCTCCAGAGAATCTGCCATCGGTTATGAGTGCAACGGATTTGATTCCCATTCCAGATATTGCCGATGTGGGGTTTAACATTTCCCTCATACCAGGACCCCCACGGGGCCCCTCGTAACGAATCACAATTACATCCTGTTCCTGGATTTTACCCTCGAATATGGCTTTGGTGGTTTCTTCTTCACTGTTGAAGACTCGGGCTGGGCCCTGGTGGGTCAACATGTCCGGGTTGACTGCTGCCTGCTTAACCACAGAACCATTGGGGGCAAGATTTCCTTTTAAAACCGCAATACCTCCTTCCTGGTGCACTGGATTGTCCAGTGAATGAATAACTGAATCATCCAAAACCTCTGCATCGATGATATTATTGCCGATGGAGTCACCAGTACAGGTAAGAGCTTCTTGAACAATTTTATCTCCTAAAACTTTTAAAACTGCAGGAATACCTCCTGCTTTGTGCAAGTCCAGCATGGTATGTTTACCTGAAGGGCTGATTGCAGCCAGGTGTGGTATTTTCCTGCTGTAATAGTCGAAAAGGTCCAGATTAACTTTAACTCCCTTCTCTTCCAGTTCATGGGCAATGGCTGGTAAGTGTAGGGCGGTGTTACTGGATCCTCCCAGTGCCAGATCAACAACAACGGCGTTGTTAAAAGCTTCCTGGCTCATGATCATGGATGGGGTGATGTTTTTTTCCACCAGTTCCATTATTTTCTCCCCGGATTTTCTGGCCAGCTGGATTTTCTGGGCATCAACTGCATGGGTGGTGGCACAGTAAGGTAGGCTCATTCCCATGGTCTCAGTTAAACAGGCCATGCTGTTGGCAGTGAAAAGCCCGGCACAGGATCCTGCACCTGGACAGGCGCAACGTTCCAGTTCGTCCAGTTCTTCTTCACTCATTTTCCCAGCTGAAACCTGCCCTACTGCTTCGGAAACGTTTATAAAGTCCACTACTTCTCCTTTGTATTCTCCAGGGAGCATGGGGCCCCCGGTAACTACTATTGCTGGTATGTCCAGCCGGGCAGCTGCCATGAGCATGCCGGGAACGGTTTTATCACAGGTTGGTATAAGGACCAGAGCATCTAAACTGTGGGCTTGGGCCATACTTTCCACAGTGTCCGCCACAATTTCCCTGCTGGCCAGTGAATAGCGCATTCCGTCGTGATTCATGGAAATTCCATCACAAATAGCCATGGTGCTGAACTCGAAAGGCACACCTCCAGCCTGATTTATTCCCATTTTAACTGCATCTGCAATCTGTTTTAAATGGAGATGTCCTGGAACTATGTCGGTAAAACTGTTAGCTATTCCAATGAATGGTTTATCCATTTCAGAATCGGTTACTCCACAAGCCCTTAAAAGGGAACGGTGGGGGGCTCTATGGATACCCTTTTTTATGTTATCACTTCTCATCCAATCACCTGTGATTTAGTAAAATAAAATATTGCAAACTTATAATGTTATAAATATTGTCACAACAGCTTTTTAAATGCTATCTCTTTTTAGGGATTGAATTATGAAGTGTATGAAACAGCATATTATCATGTTATTTCATGATTACGGATAAATAAATTCATAAATTGGTCAAATTAATGTTATTAACTTTATTTTTACTTAATATTAAATGAATGGCCTATTATAAGTTTATCCTGGTGAAATCATTCTCCTATTGAACTAATTTTATGGTAAAGGGTAAGTCCATTTTTAATTTAAGAGGTAGCTTATAAATAACATCAAGACAGAATTTTATTCTTAAGGTTAAGTTCTAAAAAAGATAATGGTTAACATAGGTAATAGGTTAACTCAATCATATAATTAACTGAGTTTATATTAAGGTGGTAGTATGCGCATACTTTTGATTCATTCTGATCATTTGAAGTACCAGACCAAATCCAAAACACGAATTGCAGAGGAAATAGAAGACGAAAAGAAGAAAGGCCAATTTGAAAACGCACTGGTGGTTTTCACTGCCGTGGAAAAGGAAGATGAAGAAAACCCAACTGCAGTGGTTGAAAACGCTGTGCAGGAAATATTGGATGTATCCGGGAAAGTTAAACCAGAAAACATCGTAATTTATCCCTATGCCCATTTAAGCTCATCATTAGGTGCACCTGATGCAGCCAAGAAGATACTCACCAACCTTGAATCAGAACTCAAGACCAGAGATCTGGTGGTAAGCAGAGTACCCTTCGGATGGTACAAGTCATTCGAAGTCTCCTGCAAGGGACACCCTCTATCTGAACTTTCCCGTAGCATAACCTCCCAGAAAGCCGCGGAAACAAAGAAAGATGAATCTGAAGATGGTGAAGAATCAGAATTTTACATATTAACAGATGGTGAACTTCTGGACACCGAGAATTACAATTACCAGAATGAGGACCTTAAAAAACTGGTGGATTATGAACTAGGAAGGGGAGAATCAACTGGTGAAGAACCCCCACACGTGAAACTCATGCGTGAGAAAAAACTAGCCGATTACGAACCATCTGCAGATGTGGGACACCTCCGCTGGTACCCTAAAGGCAGGCTCATCCGTGACCTGTTATCGGATTATGTTTACAACCTGGTAACCGACCGCGGGGCAATGCCAGTGGAAACCCCAATCATGTACGACCTGGCCGATGATGCCATCCGGGTGCACGCAGAAAAATTCGGAGAAAGGCAGTACCGGATGACCAGCGGTAAAAAAGACCTCATGCTCAGATTCGCAGCCTGTTTCGGAGCATTCAGAATCCTGGCAGACTCATTCTTAACCTGGAAAAACCTGCCAGTGGGTATCTACGAGCTTTCAACCTACAGTTTCCGTCTGGAGAAAAAGGGAGAAGTTGTGGGATTAAAAAGACTCCGTGGATTCACCATGCCTGACCTGCACACAGTTTGTGCTGACTTGGACCAGTCACTGGAAGAGTTTGAAGGCCAGATTGAAATGTGTAAAAAGACTGGAGAAGACCTGGATGTCAATTACGAAGTTATACTTCGGGCTACAGCAGATTTCATGCAGGAAAATCAGGACTGGATCAACAAAGCAGCAGCCATGATTGGAAAACCAGTTCTGATGGAGATCCTACCGGAACGTAAACACTACTGGATATGTAAAATGGACTTTGCAGCTATTGACGCCCTGGGAAGGCCAATTGAAAATCCTACCATTCAGATTGACGTGGAAAGTGGGGAAAGATTTGGAATCAACTACATTGACTCTGAGGAGCATGAACACCACCCTCTCATCTTACACTGCAGTCCTACCGGAAGTATTGAACGGGTTATATGTAGTTTGCTTGAAAAATCAGCACTGGACATGAAAGAAAAAGTCCCAATGTTACCGGTGTGGCTGGCACCCACCCAGGTGCGAGTCATACCAATAGCAGAGCGACACATGGAGTATGCAAATAAACTGGCACAGCAAATCAAGGACGCTCATATACGTGTGGACGTGGATGACCGCCCAGAAACAGTGGGTAAAAAGATCCGTAATGCTGGTGGAGAATGGGCATCCTATGTTATTGTAATTGGGGACCGTGAAATTGAAGGAGGTTCTGAATTAACAGTTAACGTTAGAGAAACCGGTCAAAAGGTATCCATGGGCCTTCAGGAACTCATCGATGTCATAAAACTGGAAACTGAAGGAATGCCCTACAGGCCACTACCTCTTCCAATGGACATCTCAAGAAGGGTTAACTTCTAAATTTAGATCATCTAAATTTAAGTTAACTTTTAAACATTTTTTAAACACTTCAGGTTTTTTTTAAGTGTAAGCCTATAATTTACAAGAAAAATACGTTCTTCTAGGAGGATATCATCTTTTTACGGACGTGTTCTCAACAGAACGTACTTCTTTAGAAGAATATGTTTCCTTAAATAAAGAATATGTTCCTTTAAAATTACTGGTAAAGTAGTGGGAGATAAATGCAATGAAAAATGCTTTAATTGAAAAGGTTCCTTTATCCCAGATCGAAGGTAGGATAAAATCTTTTAAGGCCATAATGGACGTTTCAAACCCGGGATGGGAAATGGCAGTAATTTTCAGTAAAATCAACATTTACTACTTCACCGGCACCATGCAGGAGGGCATACTTTTAATTCCCTGTGAAGAAGATCCCATTTTATGGGTACGGCGCAGTTACCAACGAGCAATGGATGAATCATTATTCCCCTATATTAAACCAATGAAAAGTTTCCGGGATGCTCGTAAGGAAATTAAAACTCTTCCAGATACAGTTTATCTGGAAACTGAAGTGGTACCCCTGGCACTGTACCAGCGTTTTACCAAACACTTCCCTTTCAAAGAATTCAAACCAGTTGATCAACAATTAGCTGCTGTGAGGGCAGTTAAAAGTGAATACGAGCTATCTTTCATGAGGAAGTCAGGGAAAATCCATCAAAAGGTTACCGAAGACATGGTGCCTGAAATGTTGCAGGAGGGTATGAGTGAAGCAGATCTGGCTGTTGAAATCTTCAAAACTCTGGTAAATGAAGGTCATGATGGATTAACCCGTTTTGGAATGTTCGATAACGAAATGGTAGTGGGACATGTTGGTTTTGGTGATAGTTCCATTTATCCCACCTATTTTGACGGTGCCAGTGGAACTCGTGGGATAAGCCCAGCAGCACCAGTCTTAGGGAGTCGTAATCGAAAACTGGAAAAAGGTGACCTGGTATTTGTAGATGTAGGCTGTGCTGTAAATGGTTACAACACCGATAAGACCATGACCTACATGTATGGCAGCACATTACCTGAACATGCCCTGGAAGCCCACCAGAGGTGTGTGGAAATCCAGAACCAAATCGCCCGAATGTTGAAACCCGGTACAATTCCCTCCCAGATATATGGTGACATTATGGATAACCTGGATGATGATTTTCTGGAGAACTTCATGGGGTTCGGACCACGTAAGGTAAAGTTTTTAGGGCACGCAATAGGCCTGTTGATTGATGAACTCCCGGTGATTGCAGAAAGATTCGACCAACCACTCCAGGAAGGCATGGCCTTTGCAGTGGAACCTAAAAAAGGAATTAAAGATATTGGGATGGTAGGAATTGAGAATACCTTCATTGTCACAGCTAGTGGTGGGGAATGCATCACCGGGAACCATCCCGGAATGATCCCTATCTTTTGAATAAAGTTTAAATTTTTATTTTATTTTTTTTTCAGATTTTCATTTTTAATCATTGAGTACACATATTCCCCAAATTTTTTTCATGTCTTTCGTCCCTTTGAATTTAATTATATTGTATATGGAAACTTTAAATATTATAACTTATAACTTATACTTAATAACTTATAATTTATAAGAAAACAGCCCATACATACAGTCTGTATCAAAAAATTTAAAAAAAATACAATTGGATTTTAAAAAATAATTGGAGAACCATTATGGCAGAAGTAATATCTATACTCAATCAGAAGGGTGGTTGCGGTAAAACCACCACTGCGGTAAACCTTTCAGCGGCATTAGCACTTTTAGGGAAAAAAGTTCTGGTAATTGACATGGACCCTCAGGCCAATGCCACCACTGCATTTGGGGTGGAGAAAAACGAGGAAAATTCAGTTTACAGGGTTTTAACTGGTGAACAAACCGTAGGGGAGGCAATTGTTTCCACTGAAATTTCCCAATTGGACCTTCTTCCCAGTCATATCTCACTCAGCGGGGCTGAAATAGAGCTCAGTAAAGATATTGGATTCCCATTCATATTAAAAGAATCCATGGATGGTCTTCTGGATGATTATGATTATGTTCTGCTGGATGTGCCTCCTTCTCTTGGTATTCTAACCATAAATGCCCTGGTAGCTGCAGATAGTGTTATCATACCTATCCAGGCCGAATTTTATGCCCTGGAGGGAATGGCTGATCTTTTAGATGCCATGAAACTGGTTGAAAGTCGTCTAAACAGTCCTTCGCCAATAAAGGGAATATTAATCACCCTCTATGATTCTCGCACTCGACTGGGTAGGGATGTTTACCAGAATGTAAAACAGTACTTCGGTGATACTGAATACATTTTTAAAACCACTATCCCTCGGAATGTTAAACTGGCCGAAGCCCCCAGCCATGGGAAGCCCTGTATTATTTATGATGATGAATGTATAGGAACTGAAGCCTACAATGACCTTGCCAAGGAATTTTTATCACTAAATGAATCTGATGGGGAGGGCAATAAATGACTGCTAAAAAAGGGGAGAGTGCACTTGGAAGAGGCTTAGATGCCCTTATTCGGAAAGAAAAGCCTAAAAATGAGGATAAACTGAAAGAGGGTAAGAGTGAAAAAATAGCACCTGTAAAGAAGAAAACTCCTGAAAAAACAGTTGCCAGAAATTCTTCAAAGGTTAAAAGCCCTCAAAAAACCAAAAAACAACCCAGAAAGGCCAAGGAAGATCCGGATAGAGTCATCATTGATGGAGTGGTGTTGGATGTGCGTA contains:
- a CDS encoding TetR/AcrR family transcriptional regulator, whose product is MSTNTEQKILDAALKVFSENGYTGARTRIIAEKSGFTEMTLFRKFETKENLFNKVLTVNKQRVMEDVNSLLVLDEEVTDPKTQFKSLILNLVDLVDKNFEYVNIIVYERDNVSNSITEIFILHLSKFLEEIFPQKNVDPTVLAYMILSFLYFITLNRKTGQAYFDLDKAVEEFIDYHSRCLEV
- the argF gene encoding ornithine carbamoyltransferase — protein: MKHLLSAQDARNHLDEILEKAEEFKKGQGPEKPLKGKSLAMVFEKSSTRTRISFEVGMYQLGGHPLYLSASDLQLGRGEIIPDTARAMSRYVDGIMIRAREHDDVLQFAKYADIPVINGLTNLEHPCQAFTDIFTILERKNTLDLKMTFMGDGNNVCNSLLLATAMVGMDFTVACPPGYEPDQVILEEAEKIAEKSGSVIKITSDVAEAVKDADVIYTDVWVSMGDEAEEAQRIKDMHDYQVNQDILAMAAEDAMVLHCLPAIRGQEITEEVLNGPQSAVWDQAENRLHVQKAIMYLLMKS
- the argS gene encoding arginine--tRNA ligase codes for the protein MYRKLEQYAIQSVKKTIQDLGWEEPSEIKFEVPPNSNMGDLATSVAFQLASSLKKSPVEISQNISGNIEIIPPFKKVESKGPYVNFFFDPEMFSRMVLESIQEDYGALENKQEKVILEHTSANPNGPLHIGHIRNAIIGDSLARVLRAAGFQVETQYYVNDMGRQIAMIVWGLQNLDYQMDPDGKKDVEIGKLYFQVNQKLKANPEIKSQIDSILKTYEEENPPELESMFKEVVSNCLEGVENTSRRMNITHDAFVWESQFVRDGSMKKILETLDEYTKQNDVLYLDLTDYGIEKELILTRSDGTSLYSTRDLAYHLQKSENSDQVVDVLGSDHKLAIDQLKIALGLLGGKSPDVIFYEFITLPEGSMSTRRGVFISVDELIDEATQRARVELDERRPELGEDEKKKIAKIIGVGAIRYYIARLSPEKHIVFKWDEALSFERGCASIQYAHARACKLLEKAGGFTPSEVKMDTLNFHDLDTLEVDLLKTLAKFSTVIEDSARDLRVHSVAQYALEVAGAFNKFYKSVPVIGSEKEFLRLLMVDKSRITIRNCLDLLGIEAPVSM
- a CDS encoding signal peptidase I, whose product is MAKKRNNKVKQKPKSPPKEKSSSMGKEIASYVIIILVGIILAQHLNVVVSGSMEPVFYRGDVVVIEKTNLFGIQEVNPTDLNVGDIIIYNATWFPEPVIHRIISIQTGSDGQKYYVTKGDNNPKPDPSLVSTGQVQAKVVSIGNQPLVIPKIGYITLWIRGL
- the ilvD gene encoding dihydroxy-acid dehydratase — its product is MRSDNIKKGIHRAPHRSLLRACGVTDSEMDKPFIGIANSFTDIVPGHLHLKQIADAVKMGINQAGGVPFEFSTMAICDGISMNHDGMRYSLASREIVADTVESMAQAHSLDALVLIPTCDKTVPGMLMAAARLDIPAIVVTGGPMLPGEYKGEVVDFINVSEAVGQVSAGKMSEEELDELERCACPGAGSCAGLFTANSMACLTETMGMSLPYCATTHAVDAQKIQLARKSGEKIMELVEKNITPSMIMSQEAFNNAVVVDLALGGSSNTALHLPAIAHELEEKGVKVNLDLFDYYSRKIPHLAAISPSGKHTMLDLHKAGGIPAVLKVLGDKIVQEALTCTGDSIGNNIIDAEVLDDSVIHSLDNPVHQEGGIAVLKGNLAPNGSVVKQAAVNPDMLTHQGPARVFNSEEETTKAIFEGKIQEQDVIVIRYEGPRGGPGMREMLNPTSAISGMGIKSVALITDGRFSGGTRGPCIGHVSPEAMSNGPIAVVEDGDIIKIDIPQRKLELMVDEDEIKQRLQNIKHPEKPLKGWLARYSKMASSADEGAVLK
- a CDS encoding threonine--tRNA ligase, which encodes MRILLIHSDHLKYQTKSKTRIAEEIEDEKKKGQFENALVVFTAVEKEDEENPTAVVENAVQEILDVSGKVKPENIVIYPYAHLSSSLGAPDAAKKILTNLESELKTRDLVVSRVPFGWYKSFEVSCKGHPLSELSRSITSQKAAETKKDESEDGEESEFYILTDGELLDTENYNYQNEDLKKLVDYELGRGESTGEEPPHVKLMREKKLADYEPSADVGHLRWYPKGRLIRDLLSDYVYNLVTDRGAMPVETPIMYDLADDAIRVHAEKFGERQYRMTSGKKDLMLRFAACFGAFRILADSFLTWKNLPVGIYELSTYSFRLEKKGEVVGLKRLRGFTMPDLHTVCADLDQSLEEFEGQIEMCKKTGEDLDVNYEVILRATADFMQENQDWINKAAAMIGKPVLMEILPERKHYWICKMDFAAIDALGRPIENPTIQIDVESGERFGINYIDSEEHEHHPLILHCSPTGSIERVICSLLEKSALDMKEKVPMLPVWLAPTQVRVIPIAERHMEYANKLAQQIKDAHIRVDVDDRPETVGKKIRNAGGEWASYVIVIGDREIEGGSELTVNVRETGQKVSMGLQELIDVIKLETEGMPYRPLPLPMDISRRVNF
- a CDS encoding ParA family protein, which gives rise to MAEVISILNQKGGCGKTTTAVNLSAALALLGKKVLVIDMDPQANATTAFGVEKNEENSVYRVLTGEQTVGEAIVSTEISQLDLLPSHISLSGAEIELSKDIGFPFILKESMDGLLDDYDYVLLDVPPSLGILTINALVAADSVIIPIQAEFYALEGMADLLDAMKLVESRLNSPSPIKGILITLYDSRTRLGRDVYQNVKQYFGDTEYIFKTTIPRNVKLAEAPSHGKPCIIYDDECIGTEAYNDLAKEFLSLNESDGEGNK
- a CDS encoding Xaa-Pro peptidase family protein, which gives rise to MKNALIEKVPLSQIEGRIKSFKAIMDVSNPGWEMAVIFSKINIYYFTGTMQEGILLIPCEEDPILWVRRSYQRAMDESLFPYIKPMKSFRDARKEIKTLPDTVYLETEVVPLALYQRFTKHFPFKEFKPVDQQLAAVRAVKSEYELSFMRKSGKIHQKVTEDMVPEMLQEGMSEADLAVEIFKTLVNEGHDGLTRFGMFDNEMVVGHVGFGDSSIYPTYFDGASGTRGISPAAPVLGSRNRKLEKGDLVFVDVGCAVNGYNTDKTMTYMYGSTLPEHALEAHQRCVEIQNQIARMLKPGTIPSQIYGDIMDNLDDDFLENFMGFGPRKVKFLGHAIGLLIDELPVIAERFDQPLQEGMAFAVEPKKGIKDIGMVGIENTFIVTASGGECITGNHPGMIPIF